The window GATTCCCCAGCCGGCTTCTTTAATCCGGTAGCACCAGTCCAAATCTTCACCATACATAAAAAACTCTTCATCCAGCCCGCCCACCTGGTCAATCGTCTTCCGCCGGAGCAGCATGAACGCCCCGACTAAACAATCAACGGGGTATGCCTGATCGGGATCTAAGTAGCCTAACTGATACCCATTGAATTTGGGGTTGTCAGGAAACAGCTTGCTGAAGCCAAAAGCATAATAGAACGATGCGGAAGGCGTGGGGAATCCTCTCTTGCAGGCCTTATCCAGCGAACCATCCGGCAAAATTACCTTACAGCCCGAAGCCCCGAGATCCGGACGGCTATCCATGAAGGAAACCATAGTCTCCAGCGTATCCCGGCGGATCACCGTATCGGAATTAAGCAGCAGCACATAACGTCCGGAGGCAGCCTCCATCCCCTGGTTATTGCCGCGGGCGAATCCGACATTCTCTGAATTGGCGATCAGCAGCACATCGGGAAATTCTGCGCTGATTTTCTCTACCGAATCATCATGCGAATGATTGTCTATCAAAATGATCTCATAGGAATAGTTCGTATCCGATTCATAAACCGACCTTATGCAGTCAAGCGTCAGGCGGCATGTGTTGTAATTGAGGATTAATATACTAACATCTACATTCACTGCACTACGCTCCTGACAAATATAGTAATCTATCGACAATTATTATAGCACAAAAACCTCCCTGATAGGCAGAGGCTGTTAGGGAGGTTTTTACAGTTATGATTTTGTAATTCCAAAAGAATGAGGGGAAGTATTGGGGGTAGGATGACAGTTCTACTCCTTAAGCTCCAGCAAAAAGTCTCTAAGCCCTTCCCGCCATGGCCGGATATCCTGGAACCCGTTCGTACGGATGGATAAATGCTCCATCACAGAGTAACGGGGACGCGGCGCCGGACGCGGAAATTGTTCTGTAGCACAAGGTTCAAGCTTCGCCGTAAACTTAAGTCCAAGAAGCTCTTCAGCTTCCGCGAAGATTGCTTGTGTAAACTCATACCATGTGCAGAACTCACTGTTAGAGGCGTGGTACACACCATACTTTTCAGTCTGGATCAGTTCCAGCAGGAAGTTAGCCAAATCTACTGTATAGGTTGGAGAGCCTGTTTGGTCATTCACCACTTGCAGCAGCGGCTTTTCCTGCCCCAGCTTCAGCATTGTTTTCACGAAGTTGTTACCATACTTACCATATACCCAAGAGGTGCGGACAATGAAAAACTTAGAAGAAAGGGACTGCACCAGAATTTCTCCAGCCCGTTTCGACTTGCCGTAAATGCTCTTAGGATCGGTATTATCATATTCATGATAAGGCTGGGTGCCCATGCCATCAAAAACATAATCCGTACTAATGTACACCAGCTTAGCTCCTGCTCTTTCCGCAGCAAGGGCCACATTCCGGCTTCCGGTAGCATTGATCACATAAGCTGCATCAATATCAGTCTCCGCCGCGTCCACAGCAGTATGGGCAGCGCAATGAATGACTGCATCCGGACGGAAGCCGGAGATGATCTCTATGCACTGATCCAAATCCGTAATGTCCATTTCCTGACGGTCGCAGCCAAGCACCTCATGTCCCTGCTTTTGCAACAGCAGCACCAGGTCCTGCCCCAGCTGACCGGCTGAACCTGTAACAAGTACTCTCATGTTAGACATTACAGCGAATCCCCCAAGCGGCTGCCGTATTGAAGCGCGGCATACTTCTGGTATTCTCCGGACTGGATACGGGTCCACCATTCCTTGTTATTCAGGTACCACTGAATCGTTTCTTTAATCCCTGTTTCAAACGTATGCTTCGGCTTCCAGCCCAGTTCGTTCGTGATCTTGGTTGGATCAATGCCGTAGCGGCGGTCATGACCAGGACGGTCCTGCACATAGGTAATCAGTGAATCTGGTTTACCCAGCTCCTGGAGCACTGTGTTCACAATATGCACGTTGGTGCGCTCGTTATTGCCGCCAATGTTATAGACTTCGCCGTTTACCCCTTCATGAATAACCAGATCAATTGCACTGCAGTGGTCTTCAACATACAGCCAGTCACGAATATTCATTCCATCGCCATACACCGGCAGCGCCTGATCCGCCAGCGCACGCGAGATCATCAGCGGAATCAGCTTCTCCGGGAATTGATACGGGCCATAGTTATTGGAGCAGCGCGTAATATTAACCGGCAAGCCAAAGGTTTCATGGTAAGCACGTACCAGCAAATCCCCGCCCGCTTTGCTCGCAGAATAAGGGCTGTTCGGAGTTAACGGCGTTTCTTCAGTAAAGAGACCTGTCGCACCCAGCGTTCCGTATACTTCATCCGTAGAAACCTGGACGAACTTCGTCACGCTGTATTTTTTCGCTGCATCCAAAAGCACCTGCGTACCCAGCACATTCGTCTTCACAAACACATCCGGCTCCAAAATACTCCGGTCCACATGCGATTCCGCCGCGAAATTGACCACTACGTTAACGCCCTGGCTGAACAGCGCATCCATCGCCTGCACATCCGTAATGTCTGCTTTGGCAAATGTATAATTCGGGTTACCTTCTACAGACTTCAAGTTCTCCAGGTTCCCCGCATACGTCAGCGCGTCCACGTTGACGATCTTGTACTCCGGATGCTGCTGCAGCATGTATATTACGAAGTTGCTGCCGATAAAGCCGGCCCCGCCGGTAACGAGCAGTTTCATTTGTTTAGCCCACCTTTTGTTTTAAATTCAAACCCATATCTGATTCCTCTATACTATGCCGAGTTCTTTGGTTGGGGAATAGTATTCGTCTACCTTAGCTAAACCATATCTTGATAGAGTATCTTTATATATAATAACTTATTGTCTTAAAGCAATATCAGTTCACTTTCTACTGTACTATCTGATACCACTTCCTCAATAGTATATAGAGGCCGATGCTTTACCTCATTATATATTTTACCTACATATTCACCTATCACACCTAAAGCTAACAACTGAACACTTCCGATAAACCACAATGAAGCCATAATAGAGGTCCAACCAGATACCGTAGCATTAAAGAGTTTGGAAAAGACTACATACAAGCCGACTATAACACTAAAGAGGACACCAACAATTCCGATAATTGTAACTAAACGAATAGGCCTAGTACTAAAAGATGTAATTCCATCCCATGCAAAAGCTAGCATTTTTTTTAAAGGGTACTTTGATTCTCCGGCAATCCGCTCTTTACGATCATATTCAACAGAAGTTGACTGGAATCCAATCAATGGAACTATCCCTCTTAAAAAAAGATTAGTTTCTTTATATTGGTTGAGCAAATCAAGCACTTTTTTACTTAATAATCTATAATCTGCGTGATTAAAAACAACAGGGACTCCCATTTTATTCATAAGTTTATAGAACGATTCTGCGCTCCAACGCTTAAACCATGTGTCTGTTGCCCGACTCTTACGGACGCCATAAACCACTTCATACCCTTCATGATACTTTATTATAAAGTCACGCACTGCCCAAATATCATCCTGCAGATCTGCATCCATAGAAATCACACAATCTGCATGATCTTTTGCATACATTAATCCTGATAAAAGTGCTTTTTGATGTCCGGCATTTTTTGCAAGCTTCAATCCAAAAATCATATGGTTATTATTATGGCTACTTTTTATAACATCCCATGTTTTATCTTTACTTCCATCATCAATAAATAAAATCCGACTACTGACTGAAATTAATTTCTCCTCAACTAAGCTATTCAATACTATACTCAACTGTTCGATAGTATATGGTAGAGCCTCTTCCTCGTTGTAGCAAGGTACCGTAATATATAAAGTTGGTAATGACATTTAAAATTCCCTCCGGATTACAATTATATCCCAATTTACACAATCAGCCCCAAAACAAATGTGTGTTTTCTCCTCTTGATTGCATGAATGTTTAGGGACAAGAATTAAAATAGTCTTGAAATTGACTGGTTTTAACTTGAAACCCCTCCTGAGATTGATCATTAATACTTGTAAATTCCTCAAATCTTAAACATAGTCAATTAATATGAGGAATTTAAATAATTGATTTTCCAAAAACGAATGACGATAAAGCTTTGATCTTTGAAGAAAGTGAAATTTATCTTTCATCGACTTTCGATCCTGGATAAACAGTTCCAATTGGTCGAATTTTTCAGCATCTAATAGATCCGCATAATGCCTATAAAACTCCATTGCTTGTTTTTTCAAAAGTTTATGACCTGAATGCTTTCGAAAGCTCCTCC of the Paenibacillus pedocola genome contains:
- a CDS encoding glycosyltransferase family 2 protein, which codes for MNVDVSILILNYNTCRLTLDCIRSVYESDTNYSYEIILIDNHSHDDSVEKISAEFPDVLLIANSENVGFARGNNQGMEAASGRYVLLLNSDTVIRRDTLETMVSFMDSRPDLGASGCKVILPDGSLDKACKRGFPTPSASFYYAFGFSKLFPDNPKFNGYQLGYLDPDQAYPVDCLVGAFMLLRRKTIDQVGGLDEEFFMYGEDLDWCYRIKEAGWGIYYYPQTSIIHLKGGSARRRPFKIVYEFHRAMILFHRKHYSRQYNSIINGTVYAGVGVKFMLSLLRNALIIPRGVPSPAQSLTVSGEAGPQIESKAEVRL
- the rfbD gene encoding dTDP-4-dehydrorhamnose reductase, producing MRVLVTGSAGQLGQDLVLLLQKQGHEVLGCDRQEMDITDLDQCIEIISGFRPDAVIHCAAHTAVDAAETDIDAAYVINATGSRNVALAAERAGAKLVYISTDYVFDGMGTQPYHEYDNTDPKSIYGKSKRAGEILVQSLSSKFFIVRTSWVYGKYGNNFVKTMLKLGQEKPLLQVVNDQTGSPTYTVDLANFLLELIQTEKYGVYHASNSEFCTWYEFTQAIFAEAEELLGLKFTAKLEPCATEQFPRPAPRPRYSVMEHLSIRTNGFQDIRPWREGLRDFLLELKE
- the rfbB gene encoding dTDP-glucose 4,6-dehydratase, whose protein sequence is MKLLVTGGAGFIGSNFVIYMLQQHPEYKIVNVDALTYAGNLENLKSVEGNPNYTFAKADITDVQAMDALFSQGVNVVVNFAAESHVDRSILEPDVFVKTNVLGTQVLLDAAKKYSVTKFVQVSTDEVYGTLGATGLFTEETPLTPNSPYSASKAGGDLLVRAYHETFGLPVNITRCSNNYGPYQFPEKLIPLMISRALADQALPVYGDGMNIRDWLYVEDHCSAIDLVIHEGVNGEVYNIGGNNERTNVHIVNTVLQELGKPDSLITYVQDRPGHDRRYGIDPTKITNELGWKPKHTFETGIKETIQWYLNNKEWWTRIQSGEYQKYAALQYGSRLGDSL
- a CDS encoding glycosyltransferase family 2 protein, yielding MSLPTLYITVPCYNEEEALPYTIEQLSIVLNSLVEEKLISVSSRILFIDDGSKDKTWDVIKSSHNNNHMIFGLKLAKNAGHQKALLSGLMYAKDHADCVISMDADLQDDIWAVRDFIIKYHEGYEVVYGVRKSRATDTWFKRWSAESFYKLMNKMGVPVVFNHADYRLLSKKVLDLLNQYKETNLFLRGIVPLIGFQSTSVEYDRKERIAGESKYPLKKMLAFAWDGITSFSTRPIRLVTIIGIVGVLFSVIVGLYVVFSKLFNATVSGWTSIMASLWFIGSVQLLALGVIGEYVGKIYNEVKHRPLYTIEEVVSDSTVESELILL